A genomic region of Deinococcus sp. KSM4-11 contains the following coding sequences:
- a CDS encoding endonuclease III, giving the protein MTAPALPRLSPETLPAPPHLPEIARRLRDRYLPDPPRAQRAPEPLDGLISTILSQQNTAPITRRQFAALKATYPRWEAALADGPDGIETVLRDAGGGLSRLKAGYIHAALAHLEATRGALSLRDLRDLPDTEVRALLEGMPGVGMKTASCVMLFDLIRPAMPVDTHIWRISTRLGLTPEGWNAVKVERWFDRVLTREWAARYTFHVSAIRHGRETCRARNPRCDQCVLLDLCPAAALLGPKTASEAAMLGS; this is encoded by the coding sequence GTGACCGCCCCGGCCTTGCCACGCCTGTCCCCCGAGACCCTGCCCGCCCCGCCACACCTGCCGGAGATCGCGCGGCGCCTGCGGGACCGCTATCTGCCGGATCCGCCCCGTGCCCAGCGCGCCCCCGAACCGCTGGACGGGCTGATCAGCACCATCCTGTCCCAGCAGAACACCGCGCCGATCACCCGGCGCCAGTTCGCCGCCCTGAAAGCCACCTATCCCCGCTGGGAGGCGGCCCTGGCCGACGGCCCAGACGGCATCGAGACCGTGCTCAGGGATGCGGGCGGCGGCCTGTCGCGCCTCAAGGCCGGATACATCCACGCGGCTCTTGCCCACCTGGAGGCCACGCGCGGTGCCCTCAGCCTGCGCGATCTGCGCGACCTGCCGGACACGGAGGTGCGGGCCCTGCTGGAAGGCATGCCGGGCGTGGGCATGAAGACGGCCAGTTGCGTGATGCTGTTTGACCTGATCCGGCCCGCCATGCCCGTGGACACGCACATCTGGCGCATTTCCACCCGCCTGGGGCTCACCCCCGAGGGCTGGAACGCCGTGAAGGTCGAGCGGTGGTTCGACCGCGTGCTGACGCGCGAGTGGGCGGCCCGCTACACCTTCCACGTCTCGGCCATCCGACATGGCCGGGAGACCTGCCGCGCGAGGAATCCTCGCTGTGACCAGTGCGTGCTGCTGGATCTGTGTCCGGCTGCCGCGCTCCTCGGGCCGAAGACGGCGTCAGAGGCCGCTATGCTCGGGTCATGA
- a CDS encoding DedA family protein, whose product MDSLIHTILAFSYIGIFLIVFAETGLLLGFFLPGDSLLITAGLLAASGELNLWGVMAAVVAGGILGCVSGYFIGQRFGPAVFRNQNSRFFKPEYVAQSEQFFAQYGWQSIVLARFVPIVRTLVPTLAGVSRMPLGIFTAYNVLGAVLWGVSLPALAYYFGKLIPNLDKYVLLIVAVVLVVSVIPVVVKVMQARRQA is encoded by the coding sequence ATGGACTCCCTCATTCACACCATTCTCGCCTTCTCATACATCGGCATCTTTCTGATCGTCTTTGCCGAGACGGGACTGCTGCTGGGGTTCTTCCTGCCGGGAGACAGTCTGCTGATCACCGCCGGGCTGCTTGCGGCGAGCGGCGAGCTGAACCTGTGGGGCGTCATGGCCGCCGTGGTGGCGGGAGGCATCCTGGGCTGCGTGTCCGGCTACTTCATCGGGCAGCGCTTTGGGCCCGCCGTGTTCCGCAACCAGAATTCCCGGTTCTTCAAGCCGGAGTACGTCGCACAGTCCGAGCAGTTCTTCGCGCAGTACGGCTGGCAGTCCATCGTGCTGGCCCGCTTCGTGCCCATCGTGCGAACCCTGGTGCCCACCTTGGCCGGCGTGAGCCGCATGCCGCTGGGGATCTTCACCGCCTACAACGTCCTGGGTGCCGTGCTGTGGGGCGTCTCGCTGCCGGCCCTGGCGTACTACTTCGGGAAACTGATCCCGAACCTCGACAAGTACGTGCTGCTGATCGTGGCCGTCGTGCTGGTCGTGAGTGTCATCCCGGTGGTCGTGAAGGTCATGCAGGCCCGCCGGCAGGCCTGA
- a CDS encoding ATP phosphoribosyltransferase regulatory subunit translates to MSAPARPSLRPSSPGIPEGTRDVLPPEWGHREALRARLAATFSAWGYRGVEVPALEFASSAHPQDALAFKLIDSGGQVLALRSEFTTAVGRLARTRFPAGPFPLRLQYAGRLWLRALTSELGRLREFNQSGVELIGVESARADAELLHLADAALRDVGVDAQLEVGYPGFVDAVLEDAGLHGRAREELHLAIDRKSGADVDVLSRRDGLTADVTRTLHALTDLYGGPEVLDTAGRMAQGMRARAAVAHLRDVAAQVRQPLLFDLGVSRRYDYYTGVTFRAYSPGLNQPVLGGGRYALDGGLPGAGFAIGLERLARAAAPTLPAEPEVVLALDLEGARTARDQGLSAELAWTDDLAALRAYSRERGIDRWITGTTWQEVEA, encoded by the coding sequence GTGAGTGCGCCCGCCCGCCCGTCCCTCCGTCCGTCCAGTCCCGGGATTCCCGAGGGCACCCGCGATGTGCTGCCGCCCGAGTGGGGCCATCGGGAAGCCCTGCGGGCCCGGCTGGCGGCCACCTTCAGCGCGTGGGGCTACCGGGGCGTGGAGGTGCCCGCCCTGGAGTTCGCGAGCAGCGCGCACCCGCAGGATGCCCTGGCCTTCAAACTGATCGACTCGGGCGGGCAGGTGCTGGCGCTGCGCAGCGAGTTCACGACCGCTGTAGGCCGTCTGGCCCGCACGCGCTTCCCGGCCGGGCCGTTCCCGCTGAGGCTCCAGTACGCGGGCCGCCTGTGGCTGCGGGCCCTGACCAGCGAACTGGGCCGCCTGCGCGAATTCAACCAGTCGGGCGTGGAACTCATCGGCGTAGAGAGCGCCCGCGCCGACGCCGAACTGCTGCACCTGGCCGACGCGGCCCTGCGCGACGTGGGCGTGGATGCGCAGCTCGAGGTCGGCTATCCGGGCTTCGTCGATGCCGTGCTCGAGGACGCGGGTCTGCACGGCCGCGCCCGCGAGGAGCTGCACCTCGCGATCGACCGCAAGAGCGGCGCAGACGTGGACGTGCTGTCCCGCCGGGACGGCCTGACGGCCGATGTCACACGCACGCTTCACGCGCTGACGGACCTGTACGGCGGCCCGGAAGTGCTGGATACCGCCGGGCGCATGGCCCAGGGCATGCGGGCCCGCGCGGCCGTCGCGCATTTGCGGGACGTGGCCGCGCAGGTGCGCCAGCCGCTGCTGTTCGATCTGGGCGTGAGCCGCCGCTACGACTACTACACGGGCGTGACCTTCCGCGCGTACTCGCCGGGACTGAACCAACCCGTGCTGGGGGGCGGCCGCTATGCGCTGGACGGAGGACTGCCCGGCGCGGGCTTTGCGATCGGCCTGGAACGGCTGGCCCGCGCCGCCGCCCCGACCCTGCCCGCCGAACCGGAGGTCGTCCTGGCCCTGGATCTGGAGGGCGCCCGGACGGCCCGCGACCAGGGCCTGTCCGCAGAACTCGCGTGGACGGACGATTTGGCGGCCCTGCGCGCCTACAGCCGGGAGCGCGGTATCGACCGCTGGATCACGGGTACGACCTGGCAGGAGGTGGAGGCATGA
- the hisG gene encoding ATP phosphoribosyltransferase, with product MSPHSGRAPDHLTLALPKGRILEEAIDLLARAGLPLTLPEKSRALRHEFPGVTVLELRNQDVPVYVDLGVADAGIVGKDVLVESGRTVYEPIDLHFAPCRLSLIREVGATGPVNRVGTKYPRAAQAYLTAQGMPAEIVKLNGNIELAALTGLADAVIDLVQTGSTLRANNLEELDVLFYSSARLIVNRAALKLRRDRLHPLIARLRDVVAEAQPG from the coding sequence ATGAGCCCCCACTCGGGCCGCGCGCCCGATCATCTCACCCTGGCCCTGCCGAAGGGCCGCATTCTGGAGGAGGCCATCGACCTGCTCGCCCGCGCGGGCCTGCCCCTCACGCTGCCGGAGAAAAGCCGCGCGCTCCGCCACGAGTTTCCCGGCGTGACGGTGCTCGAACTCCGCAACCAGGACGTGCCGGTGTACGTCGACCTGGGCGTGGCGGATGCCGGGATCGTGGGCAAAGACGTGCTGGTCGAATCGGGCCGCACCGTGTACGAGCCGATCGACCTGCACTTCGCGCCGTGCCGACTGTCCCTGATCCGCGAGGTCGGTGCGACCGGGCCGGTGAACCGGGTGGGCACGAAATACCCGCGCGCGGCCCAGGCGTACCTGACCGCGCAGGGCATGCCCGCCGAGATCGTGAAGCTCAACGGCAATATCGAACTCGCCGCCCTGACGGGTCTGGCGGACGCGGTCATCGACCTCGTGCAGACGGGCAGCACCCTGCGCGCCAACAACCTCGAGGAACTGGACGTGCTGTTCTACTCCAGCGCCCGCCTGATCGTGAACCGCGCGGCGCTCAAGTTACGCCGGGATCGACTGCATCCCCTGATCGCGCGCCTGCGGGACGTGGTCGCCGAGGCTCAGCCCGGCTGA
- a CDS encoding MalY/PatB family protein has protein sequence MTSLPPQAADARDHLDVTALRHPDSIKWTLYPPDVIPLWVADMDYPVAPAILAALQERLTRGLGYHQLRGDPELMPLLHAHLATQGLDDLPEDGIALQPGVVPGLYAAVHALTTPGEPVVTMVPIYHPFHLAITDLGRRVAGVPLREGEDGYEINWAAMDAAARGSRLLMLCHPHNPTGRVWSAGELEKLRDLAIARDLFVVSDELHADLRFTGEAFEAFAADPRVRSRTITLTGPCKAYNTAGLGIGAMLSHNAGLVKRVRTSAGGLMGHEGALSVTMWRAALKEGGPWLADTVAYLHANRDFLIDYLRTNLPWVRAYTPEATYLAWLDLRDHPRVGDIQSFLLDEAKIAVHDGPVFAPEAQKAQYQGFIRVNFATSRALLTEALDRMTTALTATPQG, from the coding sequence ATGACGAGCCTTCCCCCGCAGGCCGCCGACGCGCGTGACCACCTGGACGTGACCGCGCTGCGCCACCCCGATTCCATCAAATGGACGCTCTACCCGCCAGATGTCATTCCGCTGTGGGTCGCGGACATGGACTACCCGGTCGCTCCGGCGATCCTGGCCGCACTGCAGGAACGCCTCACGCGCGGCCTCGGGTACCACCAGCTGCGCGGCGATCCAGAACTGATGCCGCTCCTGCACGCCCACCTGGCCACCCAGGGCCTCGATGACCTTCCCGAGGACGGCATCGCGCTGCAGCCGGGGGTCGTGCCCGGCCTGTACGCGGCCGTCCATGCCCTGACCACCCCTGGGGAACCCGTGGTGACGATGGTCCCCATCTACCACCCCTTCCACCTGGCGATCACCGATCTGGGCCGCCGGGTGGCCGGTGTGCCCCTGCGCGAGGGCGAGGATGGCTACGAGATCAACTGGGCCGCCATGGACGCCGCCGCGCGCGGCAGCCGCCTGCTGATGCTGTGCCACCCGCACAACCCCACCGGGCGCGTGTGGTCGGCCGGGGAACTTGAAAAACTCCGTGATCTGGCGATCGCTCGCGACCTGTTCGTGGTGAGCGACGAGCTGCACGCCGACCTCCGCTTCACCGGGGAGGCCTTCGAGGCGTTCGCGGCCGATCCGCGCGTCCGCAGCCGCACGATCACCCTGACCGGGCCGTGCAAGGCCTACAACACCGCCGGACTCGGAATCGGCGCCATGCTCAGCCACAACGCGGGACTGGTCAAACGGGTTCGCACGTCCGCCGGCGGCCTGATGGGCCACGAGGGGGCGCTGAGCGTAACCATGTGGCGGGCCGCCCTCAAGGAAGGTGGCCCGTGGCTGGCCGATACGGTCGCCTACCTCCATGCGAACAGGGACTTCCTGATCGACTACCTGCGCACGAACCTGCCGTGGGTACGCGCGTACACGCCGGAAGCCACGTACCTGGCCTGGCTGGATCTGCGCGACCACCCGCGTGTCGGAGACATCCAGTCGTTCCTGCTTGACGAGGCGAAAATTGCCGTCCATGACGGGCCGGTCTTTGCCCCCGAAGCGCAGAAGGCGCAGTACCAGGGCTTCATCCGCGTGAACTTCGCGACCAGTCGTGCCCTCCTCACCGAGGCGCTCGACCGCATGACGACGGCGCTGACCGCCACTCCTCAGGGTTAG
- a CDS encoding 5'-methylthioadenosine/adenosylhomocysteine nucleosidase, with amino-acid sequence MLAIMGAMDEEIELLLAELQAREDLTFPGVTLHRGVLDGVPVLLTRAGIGKVNAAMTTTYLLMQGASSVVFTGVAGGVHPELQVGDLVVSTDLVQHDVDVTALGYEVGTVPGESPAWTADPGLRAAAVRAARSVEGVQVIEGRVASGDQFIASPEGVTRLRETFGAACAEMEGAAVAQVCAKAGVPFVVIRSVSDTADTGANVDYREFMPRVARHAKQVVRGMLAGMNPAR; translated from the coding sequence ATGCTGGCGATCATGGGCGCGATGGACGAGGAGATCGAACTGCTCCTGGCGGAGCTACAGGCCCGTGAGGATCTCACGTTTCCGGGCGTGACGCTGCACCGGGGCGTGCTGGACGGCGTGCCGGTGCTGCTCACGCGGGCCGGAATCGGCAAGGTGAATGCCGCCATGACGACCACCTACCTGCTGATGCAGGGAGCGTCGAGCGTGGTGTTCACGGGCGTGGCGGGCGGCGTTCACCCGGAGCTCCAGGTCGGGGATCTCGTGGTCAGCACGGATCTCGTACAGCACGATGTGGACGTGACCGCGCTGGGCTACGAGGTGGGGACCGTGCCCGGGGAGTCGCCCGCGTGGACGGCAGATCCTGGGTTGCGGGCCGCAGCGGTCAGGGCCGCCCGGTCGGTGGAGGGCGTGCAGGTCATCGAGGGCCGGGTGGCGAGCGGGGACCAGTTCATCGCTTCGCCGGAGGGCGTGACGCGCCTGCGGGAGACCTTCGGGGCCGCGTGCGCCGAGATGGAGGGCGCGGCGGTGGCCCAGGTGTGCGCGAAGGCGGGCGTGCCCTTCGTGGTGATCCGCTCGGTGAGTGACACGGCCGACACCGGCGCGAACGTGGATTACCGCGAGTTCATGCCCAGGGTCGCGCGACATGCCAAGCAGGTCGTCCGGGGCATGCTGGCCGGAATGAACCCCGCCCGGTGA
- a CDS encoding CidA/LrgA family protein, whose translation MTGPEEAGVSVTARLPAPARFVLGLGILLGFAVLGQGLVTALHLPFPGSVTGMALLWAALGTRVIRLHWISDAADGLLGILGLLFVPATVGFIGYLSAGAAWGWWVLVMAAGLLVGAGVAGGLASRLVRDGA comes from the coding sequence GTGACGGGCCCGGAGGAGGCCGGGGTCTCGGTCACGGCCCGCCTTCCCGCTCCAGCCCGCTTCGTGCTCGGCCTGGGTATCCTGCTGGGATTCGCGGTGCTGGGCCAGGGGCTGGTGACCGCCCTGCACCTGCCCTTCCCCGGTTCGGTGACCGGTATGGCCCTGCTGTGGGCGGCCCTGGGTACACGCGTGATCCGCCTGCACTGGATCTCGGACGCCGCCGACGGCCTGCTGGGCATTCTGGGCCTGCTGTTCGTGCCGGCCACCGTGGGCTTCATCGGGTACCTCTCGGCGGGGGCCGCGTGGGGCTGGTGGGTGCTGGTCATGGCGGCCGGACTGCTGGTGGGCGCGGGCGTGGCGGGCGGGCTCGCGTCCCGTCTGGTACGGGACGGCGCGTGA
- a CDS encoding LrgB family protein, which yields MTWITVTLLAFALGVVAQVRVRSPLANPTLIATLLVAALLLLTRVPYATYLREVGPIQGLLAPAVVALAVPLYRLRALLIRQWRALALSGLAGTLAAVGVDAGLARALHLNTDAQRSLLTAPATSPVALQLAHLTGAPPALAATLAVLSGLLGALILPPVLTRLGIRHPLARGIAIGAVSHGIGTARAREEGDLTGAASSIGMGLAALIVTLVVAGLSRS from the coding sequence GTGACCTGGATCACCGTCACATTGCTGGCCTTCGCGCTGGGCGTGGTCGCGCAGGTTCGGGTGCGCTCACCGCTGGCGAACCCGACCCTGATCGCCACGCTGCTGGTCGCGGCCCTGCTGCTGCTGACCCGCGTGCCGTATGCCACCTACCTGCGGGAGGTCGGGCCGATCCAGGGATTGCTCGCGCCGGCTGTCGTGGCGCTGGCGGTGCCGCTGTACCGCCTGCGGGCCCTGCTGATCCGGCAATGGCGGGCGCTCGCCCTGAGTGGTCTGGCGGGCACCCTGGCAGCCGTCGGCGTCGATGCCGGTCTGGCCCGGGCGCTGCACCTGAACACCGACGCGCAACGCTCCCTGCTGACCGCCCCGGCCACCAGTCCCGTGGCCCTGCAACTCGCGCACCTGACCGGCGCGCCTCCCGCCCTGGCAGCCACGCTCGCGGTGCTGTCCGGCCTGCTGGGGGCCCTGATCCTTCCCCCGGTGCTGACGCGGCTGGGGATTCGCCACCCGCTGGCACGCGGGATCGCCATCGGGGCCGTGTCACATGGAATCGGCACGGCCCGCGCCCGCGAGGAGGGCGACTTGACGGGCGCGGCCAGTTCGATCGGCATGGGCCTCGCGGCGCTGATTGTGACCCTGGTCGTGGCCGGACTCAGCCGGTCGTGA
- a CDS encoding MOSC domain-containing protein, with amino-acid sequence MELLKVCVGQPRAVRSKSGWTGIHKLPVDGAVPVGRLGLSGDHILDTENHGGVEQAVYIYTTPDYAYWAERLGRELEPGTFGENFLFSELESATVSIGQRFQVGTVLLEIASARMPCVTLAERMGDPGFVKKFREARRPGMYARVIEEGEVRAGDAVIWANQLPQGTETILDNFEAFYARHPGAATVTTG; translated from the coding sequence ATGGAACTCCTGAAGGTCTGTGTGGGTCAGCCGCGTGCCGTCCGGAGCAAATCCGGCTGGACCGGAATCCACAAGCTCCCGGTCGATGGCGCCGTGCCGGTCGGACGGCTGGGCCTCAGCGGAGACCACATTCTCGACACCGAGAACCACGGCGGAGTGGAGCAGGCCGTGTACATCTACACCACGCCGGATTACGCCTACTGGGCCGAACGCCTGGGTCGGGAGCTGGAGCCGGGCACCTTCGGGGAGAACTTCCTGTTCTCGGAGCTGGAATCCGCCACCGTGTCCATAGGCCAGAGGTTTCAGGTCGGCACGGTCCTGCTGGAAATCGCCTCGGCCCGCATGCCCTGCGTGACCCTGGCCGAGCGGATGGGCGATCCGGGCTTCGTTAAAAAGTTCCGGGAGGCCCGCCGCCCCGGCATGTACGCCCGCGTGATCGAGGAAGGTGAGGTGAGGGCGGGTGATGCGGTGATCTGGGCTAACCAGCTTCCACAGGGGACGGAAACCATCCTCGACAATTTCGAGGCCTTCTACGCCCGCCATCCCGGCGCAGCCACGGTCACGACCGGCTGA
- a CDS encoding TetR/AcrR family transcriptional regulator — MARKVNPIQDRARRAALEKAAYVAIYERGYAGVTLADIAAHAGVSRGTLVYHFGSRAGLLSAVVRRFTRTIGVATRRALRLAATPEQKLRAFVDNQFYGVENTRRFYTVSLDFLAAATRDPALMDVQRDFLRETLTLDLELARLSGEGNAPARARQLRALVEGLSVRFLADPQPELSAYRADCLSGLRALLGWPDPAAAGRAG; from the coding sequence ATGGCGCGCAAGGTCAACCCCATCCAGGATCGTGCCCGGCGCGCGGCCCTGGAGAAGGCGGCCTACGTCGCCATCTACGAACGGGGGTACGCGGGCGTGACCCTGGCGGACATCGCCGCGCATGCCGGCGTGAGCCGGGGCACGCTGGTGTACCACTTCGGGAGCCGGGCCGGCCTGCTGTCGGCCGTGGTGCGGAGGTTCACGCGGACGATCGGGGTGGCCACCCGCCGGGCGCTGCGGCTGGCCGCCACGCCCGAACAGAAGCTGCGGGCCTTCGTGGACAACCAGTTCTACGGTGTGGAGAACACCCGGCGCTTCTACACGGTGTCGCTGGATTTCCTGGCGGCGGCCACCCGTGACCCGGCCCTGATGGACGTCCAGCGGGATTTCCTGCGCGAGACGCTGACCCTGGATCTGGAACTCGCGCGGCTGTCCGGGGAGGGAAACGCCCCGGCGCGGGCCCGTCAACTGCGCGCGCTGGTCGAGGGCCTGAGCGTGAGGTTTCTCGCAGATCCGCAGCCCGAGCTCTCGGCGTACCGGGCGGACTGCCTGTCCGGCCTGCGGGCCCTCCTCGGCTGGCCAGACCCGGCGGCGGCGGGTCGAGCCGGTTAG
- a CDS encoding helical backbone metal receptor, which translates to MSHPLRLASLVASNSDILAALGAASWVVAVDHHSDAPGLEAAVRVGLDLDIDVAALAATRPDLVLASLSVPGQERVVQRVQAAGLNVMVLDPLSVTDTLADIDSIGHAIGRSAQAADVIVELTTALDALHRIFPVPPRVLVEWWPRPIIAATRDSWVTDLLSRLGAVNALAERAGRSSPLTLEEVRAARPDLIVCSWCGAKRLRPELIEARGLGVPVVAIHESGLGRPGPRLLDGARQLSAALGALAST; encoded by the coding sequence ATGTCCCACCCGCTCCGCCTGGCCTCGCTGGTCGCCAGCAATTCCGACATCCTGGCCGCCCTGGGGGCCGCGTCCTGGGTCGTCGCGGTCGACCACCACAGCGATGCGCCCGGACTGGAGGCCGCCGTCCGGGTCGGGCTCGATCTGGACATCGACGTGGCCGCCCTGGCCGCCACCCGGCCCGATCTGGTGCTCGCCAGCCTGAGCGTCCCCGGCCAGGAACGCGTGGTGCAGCGTGTGCAGGCAGCTGGGTTGAACGTGATGGTTCTTGACCCGCTCAGCGTGACCGACACGCTGGCCGACATCGACTCGATCGGTCATGCCATCGGCCGGTCAGCCCAGGCGGCGGACGTCATCGTGGAATTGACGACCGCGCTGGACGCCCTGCATCGGATCTTTCCGGTGCCGCCGCGCGTGCTGGTCGAATGGTGGCCCCGGCCGATCATCGCGGCGACGCGCGATTCGTGGGTCACGGATCTGCTCTCCCGCCTAGGCGCGGTGAATGCCCTCGCGGAGCGGGCTGGCCGCAGCTCGCCGCTGACCCTCGAGGAGGTGCGGGCCGCGCGACCCGACCTGATCGTGTGCTCGTGGTGCGGCGCGAAGCGCCTGCGGCCGGAATTGATCGAGGCTCGGGGCCTGGGTGTGCCGGTCGTCGCCATTCACGAGAGCGGCCTGGGCCGCCCCGGCCCGCGCCTGTTGGATGGTGCCCGGCAGCTGTCTGCCGCGCTCGGCGCCTTGGCTTCCACCTGA
- a CDS encoding c-type cytochrome: MKNTFAVTMTLLLALTLGGSLAGYRMATAEREEPAKSGEAATAGESSPSPSASTTGSAGPSTAQGDTAASQGGTQAGENGAVIAAGGEQGSTGSTAEPQADGAAMPADSSATAAGDAKAGATVFASNCAGCHGAAAKGGVGANLTTADGPKAWTDAQMITALREGKTPQKTLNTIMPRFTAAQVSDTDIANIHAWIKSLN, translated from the coding sequence ATGAAGAACACGTTCGCCGTCACCATGACGCTGCTGCTGGCCCTGACCCTGGGCGGCTCTCTCGCCGGGTACCGGATGGCCACCGCGGAGCGGGAGGAACCGGCGAAATCCGGTGAGGCGGCCACGGCGGGCGAATCGTCGCCCAGTCCGTCGGCCTCCACGACGGGCTCCGCCGGGCCGTCGACCGCGCAGGGAGACACGGCGGCCAGCCAGGGCGGCACGCAGGCCGGAGAGAACGGGGCCGTGATCGCCGCCGGGGGCGAGCAGGGTTCGACCGGCAGCACGGCTGAACCCCAAGCGGACGGTGCGGCCATGCCCGCCGACTCCAGTGCCACGGCCGCCGGTGATGCGAAGGCGGGGGCGACGGTGTTCGCCAGCAACTGCGCGGGCTGTCACGGCGCCGCAGCCAAGGGTGGCGTCGGTGCCAACCTCACCACTGCCGACGGCCCCAAGGCCTGGACCGACGCCCAGATGATCACCGCCCTGCGCGAGGGCAAGACTCCCCAGAAGACCCTGAATACCATCATGCCGCGCTTCACGGCCGCGCAGGTCAGCGACACCGACATCGCCAACATTCACGCCTGGATCAAGTCCCTCAACTGA
- a CDS encoding S49 family peptidase — protein MPLFTLPFLNKSSGGLPGGVSRPTWVVLDITGPYPERQPSSPLQALLNRTDTLEALEARIEKLRGADWLHGVLVKISEFTAAPATAHAIRSLLAYLGEHKRVVAYVPQLTMTSLIAASGAKEIAAPESADVMLGGFAVEPTFLGAFLKKHGIEFENLRIREYKAALTRFSQEHMDDANREQLQAYLDGLEGAWVQDMAQARGVDAGVVAGWLSGTITSAQGALDAGLITRVAYEDELVGPATLPLLGIVDWLTPGKPSNAKAGRVAVVPVVGTIVTGKSKNNPLPLPLLGGPQAGSDTVVAALKRAEQDKATKAIVLYVNSGGGSALASDLMWREVQRSEKPVVVVMGEYAASGGYYVATHAKHIVASPYTLTGSIGVVTGKPVMTDFNDRHGLHPERVGRDSALLYSSSRRYTDEERGHVERSIEEVYDRFTSRVADGRKLSKERVNELGRGRIWSGADALERGLVDELGDLRLGLQRARELAGLPHDAPSWNATPKSRGPLPEFVQEAAHAASVQVWPFGRERVLTWFDQDIRVR, from the coding sequence ATGCCCCTGTTTACCCTGCCTTTCCTGAACAAGTCCTCGGGCGGCCTGCCGGGCGGCGTGTCGCGGCCCACCTGGGTCGTGCTGGACATCACCGGCCCGTACCCGGAACGTCAGCCGTCCAGCCCCCTCCAGGCCCTGCTGAACCGTACGGACACACTCGAGGCCCTGGAGGCCCGCATCGAGAAGCTGCGCGGCGCAGACTGGCTGCACGGCGTGCTGGTGAAGATCAGCGAGTTCACAGCCGCGCCGGCGACCGCCCACGCCATCCGCAGCCTGCTGGCGTACCTGGGCGAGCACAAGCGCGTGGTGGCGTACGTGCCACAGCTGACCATGACGAGCCTGATCGCGGCCAGCGGCGCGAAGGAGATCGCCGCGCCGGAATCGGCCGACGTGATGCTGGGCGGCTTTGCGGTCGAACCTACCTTCCTGGGCGCATTCCTGAAGAAGCACGGCATCGAGTTCGAGAACCTGCGTATCCGCGAGTACAAGGCCGCCCTGACCCGCTTCTCGCAGGAACACATGGACGACGCGAACCGCGAGCAGCTCCAGGCGTACCTGGACGGCCTGGAGGGCGCGTGGGTTCAGGACATGGCCCAGGCACGCGGCGTGGACGCCGGGGTGGTGGCCGGCTGGCTGTCCGGCACGATCACCAGCGCACAGGGCGCTCTGGACGCCGGTCTCATTACCCGAGTGGCGTACGAGGACGAGCTGGTCGGCCCAGCCACCCTGCCGCTGCTGGGCATCGTGGACTGGCTCACGCCGGGGAAACCCAGCAACGCGAAGGCGGGTCGGGTGGCGGTCGTGCCCGTGGTCGGCACCATCGTGACCGGGAAGAGCAAGAACAATCCGCTGCCCCTGCCGCTGCTGGGCGGCCCGCAGGCCGGATCGGACACCGTGGTGGCCGCCCTGAAGCGCGCCGAGCAGGACAAGGCGACCAAGGCCATCGTGCTGTATGTGAATTCCGGTGGGGGCAGCGCCCTGGCCTCCGACCTGATGTGGCGCGAGGTGCAGCGCAGCGAGAAGCCCGTCGTGGTCGTGATGGGCGAGTATGCCGCGAGCGGCGGGTACTATGTCGCCACCCACGCGAAGCACATCGTGGCCAGTCCGTACACCCTGACCGGGAGCATCGGCGTGGTGACCGGCAAACCGGTCATGACGGACTTCAACGACCGCCATGGCCTGCACCCCGAACGCGTCGGCCGGGACAGCGCTCTGCTCTACTCCAGCAGCCGCAGGTACACCGACGAGGAGCGTGGACATGTCGAGCGGAGCATCGAGGAGGTCTACGACCGCTTCACCTCGCGCGTCGCGGACGGCCGGAAGCTGAGCAAAGAGCGCGTGAATGAACTGGGACGCGGCCGCATCTGGAGCGGCGCGGACGCCCTGGAGCGCGGTCTGGTCGATGAACTCGGCGACCTGCGCCTGGGCCTGCAGCGCGCGCGTGAACTGGCGGGCCTGCCCCACGACGCCCCCAGCTGGAACGCCACGCCGAAATCCCGTGGCCCCCTCCCGGAATTCGTGCAGGAGGCCGCCCACGCCGCCAGCGTGCAGGTCTGGCCGTTCGGCCGCGAGCGCGTGTTGACGTGGTTCGATCAGGACATCAGGGTGCGCTGA